The Populus alba chromosome 6, ASM523922v2, whole genome shotgun sequence genome contains a region encoding:
- the LOC118032583 gene encoding serine/threonine-protein kinase PBL34 isoform X2: protein MDSKCGCWAVLKRGVRGSCKSSASRDSANAIPRTSLVYDAATETRYLNASNRELCAHNEAQLSSDNPDPQDKKSPCQLLQFTFQELKSATGNFRPDSILGEGGFGYVFKGWIEENGTAPAKPGSGITVAVKSLKPDGLQGHREWVAEVDFLGQLHHPNLVKLIGYCIEDDQRLLVYEFMTRGSLENHLFRRTIPLPWSSRIKIALGAAKGLAFLHGGPEPVIYRDFKTSNILLDSEYNAKLSDFGLAKAGPQGDKTHVSTRVVGTYGYAAPEYVMTGHLTSKSDVYSFGVVLLEILTGRRSMDKKRPSGEQNLVAWARPYLADKRKMYQLVDPRLELNYSLKAVQKVSQLAYNCLSRDSKSRPTMDEIVKVLTPLQDLNDLAILSYHSRLSQQGKRKKKSEGAQQHTNVSSKSIRDSPLNTGKQRYR from the exons ATGGATAGCAAGTGTGGTTGCTGGGCTGTCTTAAAACGTGGAGTTAGAGGTTCTTGCAAGTCCTCTGCCTCTAGAGATTCTGCTAACGCTATCCCTCGTACTAGTCTTGTTTACGATGCAG CTACTGAAACAAGATACCTAAATGCAAGCAATCGAGAGTTATGTGCTCATAATGAAGCACAACTATCTTCTGATAATCCCGATCCACAAGATAAGAAATCTCCATGCCAGTTGCTGCAGTTTACCTTTCAAGAACTAAAATCAGCAACGGGGAATTTTAGGCCTGATAGCATTCTTGGAGAGGGCGGATTTGGATATGTGTTTAAAGGATGGATAGAGGAAAATGGAACAGCACCAGCAAAACCTGGGTCGGGAATCACAGTCGCGGTGAAGAGCTTAAAGCCAGATGGTCTTCAAGGCCATAGAGAATGGGTG GCTGAAGTTGATTTTCTTGGACAGCTTCACCATCCTAATCTCGTTAAGCTTATTGGTTACTGCATCGAGGATGATCAACGGCTTCTTGTTTATGAATTTATGACGCGAGGGAGTCTTGAAAATCATCTTTTTAGAa GGACAATACCTCTTCCATGGTCCAGCAGGATTAAGATTGCACTTGGGGCAGCAAAAGGATTGGCCTTTCTCCATGGTGGCCCTGAACCAGTTATTTACAGAGATTTTAAGACGTCAAACATTTTGCTTGACTCG GAATATAATGCTAAGCTTTCAGATTTTGGTCTAGCAAAAGCTGGGCCTCAAGGGGACAAAACTCATGTTTCTACAAGGGTTGTTGGGACATATGGCTATGCTGCTCCAGAGTATGTGATGACAG GACACTTGACATCTAAGAGTGATGTTTACAGCTTTGGAGTTGTGCTGCTTGAGATTTTGACAGGCAGAAGATCAATGGACAAGAAACGACCTAGTGGTGAGCAGAATCTAGTTGCATGGGCACGACCTTATTTAGCTGACAAGAGAAAGATGTACCAGCTAGTGGATCCCAGGTTGGAGCTGAATTACTCCCTTAAAGCGGTCCAGAAAGTTTCTCAATTGGCTTACAACTGCCTCAGTAGGGATTCAAAGTCCCGTCCTACAATGGATGAAATTGTGAAAGTTCTCACTCCATTGCAAGATCTAAACGACCTTGCCATTTTATCTTACCACTCTCGTTTGTCTCAACAAGGGAAGCGCAAGAAGAAAAGTGAAGGAGCGCAGCAGCACACAAATGTATCTTCCAAAAGCATCAGAGATTCTCCCTTGAATACTGGCAAGCAGCGTTATAGATAA
- the LOC118032583 gene encoding serine/threonine-protein kinase PBL34 isoform X1 translates to MDSKCGCWAVLKRGVRGSCKSSASRDSANAIPRTSLVYDAGTGKCKFYFSLQGYHATETRYLNASNRELCAHNEAQLSSDNPDPQDKKSPCQLLQFTFQELKSATGNFRPDSILGEGGFGYVFKGWIEENGTAPAKPGSGITVAVKSLKPDGLQGHREWVAEVDFLGQLHHPNLVKLIGYCIEDDQRLLVYEFMTRGSLENHLFRRTIPLPWSSRIKIALGAAKGLAFLHGGPEPVIYRDFKTSNILLDSEYNAKLSDFGLAKAGPQGDKTHVSTRVVGTYGYAAPEYVMTGHLTSKSDVYSFGVVLLEILTGRRSMDKKRPSGEQNLVAWARPYLADKRKMYQLVDPRLELNYSLKAVQKVSQLAYNCLSRDSKSRPTMDEIVKVLTPLQDLNDLAILSYHSRLSQQGKRKKKSEGAQQHTNVSSKSIRDSPLNTGKQRYR, encoded by the exons ATGGATAGCAAGTGTGGTTGCTGGGCTGTCTTAAAACGTGGAGTTAGAGGTTCTTGCAAGTCCTCTGCCTCTAGAGATTCTGCTAACGCTATCCCTCGTACTAGTCTTGTTTACGATGCAG GAACTGGGAAATGCAAGTTCTATTTCAGTTTACAAGGTTATCATG CTACTGAAACAAGATACCTAAATGCAAGCAATCGAGAGTTATGTGCTCATAATGAAGCACAACTATCTTCTGATAATCCCGATCCACAAGATAAGAAATCTCCATGCCAGTTGCTGCAGTTTACCTTTCAAGAACTAAAATCAGCAACGGGGAATTTTAGGCCTGATAGCATTCTTGGAGAGGGCGGATTTGGATATGTGTTTAAAGGATGGATAGAGGAAAATGGAACAGCACCAGCAAAACCTGGGTCGGGAATCACAGTCGCGGTGAAGAGCTTAAAGCCAGATGGTCTTCAAGGCCATAGAGAATGGGTG GCTGAAGTTGATTTTCTTGGACAGCTTCACCATCCTAATCTCGTTAAGCTTATTGGTTACTGCATCGAGGATGATCAACGGCTTCTTGTTTATGAATTTATGACGCGAGGGAGTCTTGAAAATCATCTTTTTAGAa GGACAATACCTCTTCCATGGTCCAGCAGGATTAAGATTGCACTTGGGGCAGCAAAAGGATTGGCCTTTCTCCATGGTGGCCCTGAACCAGTTATTTACAGAGATTTTAAGACGTCAAACATTTTGCTTGACTCG GAATATAATGCTAAGCTTTCAGATTTTGGTCTAGCAAAAGCTGGGCCTCAAGGGGACAAAACTCATGTTTCTACAAGGGTTGTTGGGACATATGGCTATGCTGCTCCAGAGTATGTGATGACAG GACACTTGACATCTAAGAGTGATGTTTACAGCTTTGGAGTTGTGCTGCTTGAGATTTTGACAGGCAGAAGATCAATGGACAAGAAACGACCTAGTGGTGAGCAGAATCTAGTTGCATGGGCACGACCTTATTTAGCTGACAAGAGAAAGATGTACCAGCTAGTGGATCCCAGGTTGGAGCTGAATTACTCCCTTAAAGCGGTCCAGAAAGTTTCTCAATTGGCTTACAACTGCCTCAGTAGGGATTCAAAGTCCCGTCCTACAATGGATGAAATTGTGAAAGTTCTCACTCCATTGCAAGATCTAAACGACCTTGCCATTTTATCTTACCACTCTCGTTTGTCTCAACAAGGGAAGCGCAAGAAGAAAAGTGAAGGAGCGCAGCAGCACACAAATGTATCTTCCAAAAGCATCAGAGATTCTCCCTTGAATACTGGCAAGCAGCGTTATAGATAA